A stretch of the Falsibacillus albus genome encodes the following:
- a CDS encoding trimeric intracellular cation channel family protein — MTWEVLSIIGTIAFAVSGAIIAMEEEYDILGVYILGIVTAFGGGAIRNLLIGVPVSALWEQGMLFQIAMLSITAVFLFPNNLLRHWKKWGNFFDAIGLSAFAIQGALYATNMHHPLSAVIVAAVLTGSGGGMIRDLLAGRKPIVLRSEIYAVWAVLCGIAVGLDLTTSPIELYSLFLITTVLRVLSYTYKWKLPNKPIRVEL, encoded by the coding sequence ATGACTTGGGAAGTATTAAGCATCATCGGGACGATTGCATTTGCTGTTTCCGGTGCAATTATTGCAATGGAAGAAGAATATGATATTTTAGGTGTATACATATTGGGAATTGTCACGGCTTTCGGCGGAGGTGCAATCCGGAACTTGTTAATCGGCGTCCCCGTATCCGCATTATGGGAGCAAGGTATGCTTTTCCAAATTGCCATGCTGTCCATCACAGCTGTATTTTTGTTCCCGAACAATTTGCTTCGACACTGGAAAAAGTGGGGGAATTTTTTCGATGCAATTGGATTATCAGCCTTTGCGATTCAAGGAGCATTATATGCTACCAACATGCATCATCCATTGAGCGCTGTGATAGTAGCCGCCGTTTTAACTGGCAGCGGCGGGGGCATGATCAGGGACTTGCTGGCAGGCAGAAAGCCAATCGTACTTCGTTCAGAAATCTATGCAGTTTGGGCTGTACTCTGCGGCATTGCTGTAGGACTTGACTTGACCACTTCCCCAATTGAACTATATTCTCTGTTTTTAATTACGACTGTACTTAGAGTCTTATCCTATACCTATAAGTGGAAGCTCCCGAATAAACCGATCAGAGTGGAGCTATAA
- a CDS encoding rhodanese-like domain-containing protein, translating to MKNMTAAELQNALENNEALNIIDVRETEEVKAGKIPGAVNVPLSILEFKYQDLDKAKPYIIVCRSGGRSAQASQFLEGQGFDVTNMSGGMMSWNGTVE from the coding sequence GTGAAAAACATGACAGCAGCTGAATTACAAAATGCCTTGGAGAATAATGAAGCATTAAATATTATTGATGTAAGAGAAACCGAAGAAGTGAAGGCTGGAAAAATCCCAGGAGCAGTAAATGTTCCCCTTAGTATTCTGGAGTTCAAATACCAGGACTTGGACAAGGCTAAACCATATATAATTGTTTGTCGTTCTGGGGGCAGAAGTGCACAGGCTTCACAATTTTTAGAAGGACAGGGCTTTGATGTAACAAACATGTCGGGCGGCATGATGAGCTGGAATGGTACAGTGGAGTAA